In Rosa rugosa chromosome 4, drRosRugo1.1, whole genome shotgun sequence, the genomic stretch CACTTCAGCAGGGAAAACCGTGTACCTGTTAACAATTATAGCCCACAAAAACAGCATGACAAATGAAACCAGAGCTCCACACCCAGTCATGAATATAATCCCAGCAAGAATTGACAATGAACAAGCCATCCTCTTATGCAGACCCGGATTTTCACCATGCTGATCATCCAAATAACCCCTCGGATTCACCGGAAGAGAATGCATCCTCGGAACCTTTCTCATCCTAAAACTCCAAGAATACACACTACAAATCTGCGAGGAACTGCCATTCGAATTCGACGAGCTTATCCCTACATACACATCCTTATCTTTCCACATTTCCAATAAATCTATGCCATGCGCAACAATCGGATTATAAGTCCTTGGTTCACCCAACTTACTCAACCTTATCTCTAATCTTTTCGAACTAGCATCATAATCAATCCaagatttcatcttttctcCACTATTAAGCACCAAATTCAATGCAGTAACATTCCCCCAACAGTCAGAGATACAAAGCTACCCACATTCACCCCTATATGATTCGCATTCACATCATTCACATTTTCATTCATTTCAGTGTCGAATTCAATACCCAGAAATCGATTCTCACCGTCAAGCCCAAACAGGCCCTTACCGGAGAACCTTGACCCAAAATCGCCGGGAACGAAAACGACGACAATACCATTGCCGTTGCCGTACGACAAAAAGAGCGGGAGCACAGCAACAAAAAGGTCGGATGTGAGGAGAACTCTTCGAGGAAGACGATGAGCTGGAGCTTGAGAGGGCTTGGTCGATGAGGGTTGGGTTCGCAGAGGTCCACCGGACAATTTTTCAGAACCCAGTGATTTAACactgcatcaacacacaccaTCATCATTATAAACGCAGAGAATGAAGCAAAGGAGATCGAAATCACGACCTGCAGGTTTTGGAGCTTGATGTGGCTCCAGATCTGCTTCACGGCCTCGGCGCGAGAACACTCAGGGGCGCCGCCGAGGAAGCTGCCTAGAGCTGGAGAGATCGGAGTCGGCTTCAGAATGGCAGCGTTCCTGTTGACGTTTCTCTTGGGATTGATCGCGTCGGCATCGGCGTCTGCTTTGGGCTTCGCCTTCCCCTTCGATTTTGGTGCGGCGGCGGCGACCTTGACGGCGGTTCCAGCAGTGGATGTGGAGGACTTGGCCGGCAGTGGGAAGAGAAGAACGGGGACCTTGGTGGTGGTCTGGAAGAGAGAGGGGGGAGGGTGTTTTAGGAAGTACCAAAAACTTGGGAtgaaatattataaaaaaattgaaagtgggtgtggtttgtaaatttgggggtgcaaatttcaccccccaaaaaaaaaagggttaaatactactgtttactccctgaacttttgcccaaaaaacacttcagtccctcgcattttaatttcacacgtttactcctcGTACTCttaattttggaccaataggtccattccgttactctccgtTAAAAAACCTCGTTAACTAGATGACGTGGCAATCCCTACCCCattaaaatgtctattataccctcagttcatcttttttctttttcttaattttttttctttttttcttttttctttttctgtttatttcttcttcttccaccagTAACACGCAAACCTAACAGACATCGACCTCGGCacctctctctccttcttcacaTACTCAATCTTCCTCACTTCCTCACTCTCTTCTTAAATCCCTATCCTCCATTTCTCTTCCTTTCTCTTGCTACAGGTTTTCCGACGGCTAAGAGATCGTAGCCCTAGATCGGGTGGACGACGACGTTGGGTTGTGGTCAGAAATAGCTACAGATTTGTAACCATAATTGATGCAGAGACGAAATCGAAATTGATGCAGAGACGGAGGATCTACACCACCCTTCACCGACTCCTCCAATGCCGCTCTAGATCCACGCCTTAATTCCGACCGCCATCACTGACACCACTGCTCCGCTGCCCAAAACCCTTCTCCCCATCGTTGCAGATCTTTGCGAGTGTTCTCGATCTGGGTTTCAAGAAAAATGAGTCTCTCTTATGAGAAACATGTCTGATTTGTGAAAACTTTGATCTTTTCTGCTATGTGGGTTTGGTTTTtagtgtttgtttggtttttgctATGTGGGTTTTCTGTGGGGAGATTTGTGGTGGAGTTCGACAGCGGAGGTGTAGAAGTGGAGTAAATCGACGACGGACGTGGAGGTGGAGAAGGGGACTGTGGTGATTGGATAGAGGAGAGAGATTCCGGCCTTGGAGTTGTCGGCGGTTggcttcttggggatagctccgggtagacctgtaaatggaccggatttggatcggatcgacctaaatccaaacccgtttacttaaaaaaaaaattcgatccaaacccgctccgttaaccgggcggatcattgatagctcgatccaaatccgtatccaccggattaacggatacccgatccgctaatccgacccgtttataatttcaaatattttaaaattttaaatagtaatattaaatttatatcatgatacctcataagatattaataaaatattaaaacaacatgaaaagtatcaccaaaagtagaattaccttatcaaaattcttaatgcttcttagaatcttgggtgatggactgtcccttagattttttcaaaaaaattggtattagaaattcttcatattttatattttatatttaaaaaatatatatatatattaataaaaaataatattttattattacgaaAACgggtcggatcattaacggatcagatcgacctaaatccgtatttgatccgttaaataaacgggttaacggatttggatcattaacggatcaaaatttttgatccaaacccgtccaatagccaCGGATTTGGAGCGGGTCCGggtcaaaatccggtccatttacaggtctagctccggggaggtggaggtggagaagGGGACTGTGGTGATTGAATCGAGGAAAGAGAAGGGTTTGGGTGAGAGATTCTGGCCTTGGAGTTGCAGGGTTTCAAAGAGGCCGCCGGCGTCGGATCGCATGGGGGAGAGGTAGCGGAGGGGCGAGTCTGTGGTCCGGTCGTCGAAGTTGATGGAGGAGGATTTCTGGGCTTCCATTTTGGTGCtcttggaaaaaggaaaaaaaaaagactaaatacttgttactcctcaaacttttccctgaaaaacagtttagttcctcgccttttaaattaaattggatagtccttattctttgcaaatctcacacaacaggtccagaACATGTCCAAAAtaactattatacccctcacttcctttttttatatatatatttttatttttctctcttttattatttttatttttatttttttattttacgtTTTCTgcttaactctctctctccctctctccatcTCCCTTCAGAGGAGGCAGCTCTCGTCTACGACGGCGCTGCTAGGTCTCTCCGCGACAACAAGGCCAAGACCAACTTTCTGGCGCCGTTGGACCAGAAGAgatctctccctcgacctcaaCATCTCCTCTGCCCACTTCAGCCGTCTGGTTGAGTTTCTCCACACCGGTATCTTGAACGACGTCGTTTGCCCAGCGTAGGAGTGTGCCAGCCATGCGAGCCCAACGTAGCAACCCCGCGCACAGTTGGCACGCGTGCACGCAGCACAGCCTAGTCACACCACTCTGCCCAACTTAGCCAAACCTCAGAGACCAATTCCACCATCTCCACCCAGCTCTGATCCCATTTCCAACAAGCGTACCTCTACCGAGCTCCATTCCTAGCTTCGATCCCATACTCGCGGCTCTCGGAGCCTTGGACCTCAATCAACCTAATTGACTTCTGGACAGATCAAAATCCGAGCCCGGCGATGTAATTGGGCGGGGGCTTGGCGGTGAGGAAGGCATCGTTTTGGGTGGAGTGGGGCCCGATGCCGAGGTTGGAGAGGAGTGTGGTGTCGTTTTGGGTGGAGTGGCCCATCGGAGAATGGGGCGGGGCAATCACTGTggaagagaagaggaagaagaggcggGTCACTGTTGGTGAGCgagagagtaaaaaaaaaaaaagagagagagaaaaataatatagaaaaaggaagtgaggggtataaatgtcattttggacctgttgtgtgagatttgcaaagaataaggactatccagtttaatttaaaaggcgagggattaaactgtttttcagggaaaagtttaaggagtaacaagtatttagtccacaaaaaaaaataacaaaaaaaaataattgaaaaaaaaatagagaggaaGTCAGGGCTATAATAGGTATTTTCGTCTGAAATGGGTCCCACAAAACTGAGTTAACATCAAAGGATTAGCCACTTAACAGACAATTTAACGGCAAGTTAACGGATTGGACCTATTCTGTGAGAAATTGAGAGATGAAGGaataaacgtgtgaaattaaaaggcgagggcctgaagtgttttttaggtaaaagttcagggagtaaaccgtatttaaaaaaaaaaaaagtaagaaaagACGAGAAATGACGTGCAACATTACATTGTTCTCAGTTAAACATTTTTTAATTGACCAATGATGTATTCAAGCCCTTGCACGTGACTTTCTCCCACCAaagtttttgtttccttttcttttcttagccGTAGGATTACGTTCCTCTCATTTCAGCCGTCCAAGTTTGATCCTCTTATGAATTCAATTCAAGTCATTCAAGGGCTCATCTTTGCCATTCTTACAAAGCCGCACACCACCAAAATTCTgaattccttttcttcttcacaACTACCACTACCACTCTtccattatttttctttctccgTTTCCTCACTACTCCACCACAAAACTTCCTCAATTTCTCAAGGATTCAAAGGGGAAACCCAAACATCAAGAGCTTTATTAccatcaaatttgggtaaaagtggggagccataaatcaaggaTAGTCATAATTGCTCTATAGCAATGTGtagcttgttcttgttacttccCACTTCTCTTCACTTTTTCCTCTTTAAATTATGTATATTGATGTTAGTTTGATGATGGGTAGTGCGTAGTTTTATTGTTGGGGACTATGGTTGTGTGCTCTTGTCCAAATCTTGTGTAAAAGatgcttattttaatgtaatgatgtaattttcatatgatggatgcttatatgaatttttgttgggttaTAATGCATGTCTAGAAGCCTAGTCTACTCTAGAaggtgtattttgagcatgcctAGGACAAAGTTAAAGGCTTGATCCCGTCTAATTCCTAAGTTAGTAACCCTCAATTTCGTACttgaggggttataagcatggtgatttacactcgttgcgtgattgcgcagGTGGAttgcttagtagtctaattcctcgatctctaggtCTCTtaatgtgaattagtgacccttgaagaattagtgacccttgaaccgactctaattcatgccaagtgagtttCTACGACctttgaaccggagtaggaacaCCATGAAAGAGAATTTCGGTCTTTGAGCCTTAAACCGTCTTGGATACAACTACCACCAAAGTAACAAATTTGCATCTATATTAGATTAGTTTCTTATACATAAGATTTGGGCGAATGAGCTTCCCTAGTACCCGACATTATTATATTGTATACTTTCCTAGTTttccttgcatttttattaatttcttttcattttattattttttgttaagTTCAAATCAACTATCAACCATTGAATTCATCGACTCATTTGTGTACATCCACCCTTGAGGCTACAAGTAGTGGCTTTGAATAGGCTTgatgtgagctaagccgagcattgccaaggcttggtgccttaatcatttttaatttttattttatttatatttttattatatgCACTCGAGTTGTCCTAGAGCCAATTatctcggttaggtccaacacctaatccccgaggtacgataaactaaggtcCAAATATTTCTCTTAGTTGACACGATTCGTACTCTTGCAAAAATTTATATTTCAAGTCATGTCCTCTACGTGGGTCCTTACAAATTGATTGAGCAATAATTGCCCGTTGCATGACACAAGTGATCTCTCTCTCCCAATTAGTTAACCAACGAGTAAATTGGTGTATTTGCTCTAAGTGATAAATGAGGGTGGCAAGACACCCTCCTTGCAGACCCACCAAATAAAGCCATATAGCCTAAATTTTAGCCCAGGCCCAAACACGAGGAAAGTGAGCAAAAGCCCCAACCCTCTTCTGCCATGCCATCACTACCGCCGTCAATCTTTCCGTTGGCTAGCCCTTCCAACACAATATCAAGTCATCAACTACCTGTCAAATTACTACCGCAACCTGAGTTTGCCCACCAGCGATAAGAGAGAACCAAGCAGAGGAACCCCATCACGAACTGCCACTCCAAGTTTTGCTGCCTAGAACCGAGCAGCGCAACAGATCCACACCAACATCAAATCAAGATCGCATGCCTATGCGGAGCGAGGTCGAT encodes the following:
- the LOC133744476 gene encoding L-type lectin-domain containing receptor kinase S.4-like, whose translation is MKSWIDYDASSKRLEIRLSKLGEPRTYNPIVAHGIDLLEMWKDKDVYVGISSSNSNGSSSQICSVYSWSFRMRKVPRMHSLPVNPRGYLDDQHGENPGLHKRMACSLSILAGIIFMTGCGALVSFVMLFLWAIIVNRYTVFPAEVLPDEFPVKPNPTDFRYEKISVVVEEDADADGVKK